The DNA window CAGCATTCTTTAATAAAGCTGGCGGCATCAAAGTCTTCGCTTTCAAAATAGAAGGTGACACCCCCCTCTTCCTTTTGGTCATCGTCATGACGCACGACGGTACAGGAAAAAAGCAAAGGGAACAAACAGAGACTGATTAAGATTTTAGATAATTTTTTCAGCATAGTAACTCCAGCCATGATTGCCCTGGCAGTTCCTGCCAGAGCAATATTTCTTCTATTTTTTAATTTTAGTTAGACAGGACGAAGTTGTCGAGTTTTTTAGCATTGGAACTATCGATCAGAACACAGTCAGTCAGCTGTTTTTCTGATTTTCCTGTGCTTCCGTTCTTGACGTACATGTCTGCCTGTTCAACTGCCATGATGGCATTGGTAGCACAGGTCTGAAGAACTGTAGCCTTGATCTCACCATTGATGATGGAATCTCTTACATCGTTGCTTCCATCAAATCCGACAACAAAGACCTGTCCCATACCAGCAGCATTCAGAGCAGCCATGGCTCCCATAGCCATAGTATCATTACCGCAAATAACACCTTTGATGTCAGGATTTGCCTGGAGAATAGATTCCATCTTCTCAAACGCCTCTGTCTGGCTCCAGTTTGCACTCTGACGGGCTACCATTTTCAGATTAGGATACTGGTCAATGATTTCATGATACCCTTTGGAACGGATGCCTGCATTCGTATCAGACTCTTTTCCAACCAGCTCAACGTACTTTCCAGTTTCTCCCATCAGTTCGACAAATTTTTCTCCACCGAGAAGGGCGCCCTGATAGTTGTTGGAAACAATCTGGCTGACTGCCAGTCCGGTTTCATTGATTTCTCTATCAATCAGAAAGGTGGGGATTCCGGCTTTTTTTGCTTTTTTAATAGCACCAATTGTGGCATCTGCCCCGGCATTATCACAGATGATAGCAACGGCACTACTGGCAATAGCTGTATCAAAATGCTGATCCTGTTTGTTGGCATCATCATCATGAGAAAGAACCAATGTTGTGTAA is part of the Oceanispirochaeta sp. genome and encodes:
- a CDS encoding D-ribose ABC transporter substrate-binding protein is translated as MVKKIAVLFMVVMVTFSVFAGGQQEGSRSGSKLIVIITPSHDNPFFKTEAVAADDAAKKLGYTTLVLSHDDDANKQDQHFDTAIASSAVAIICDNAGADATIGAIKKAKKAGIPTFLIDREINETGLAVSQIVSNNYQGALLGGEKFVELMGETGKYVELVGKESDTNAGIRSKGYHEIIDQYPNLKMVARQSANWSQTEAFEKMESILQANPDIKGVICGNDTMAMGAMAALNAAGMGQVFVVGFDGSNDVRDSIINGEIKATVLQTCATNAIMAVEQADMYVKNGSTGKSEKQLTDCVLIDSSNAKKLDNFVLSN